The sequence TTTATAGTATGCTTTTTGGTCTTTGACAGTTCTATCTCTTCATCTAATCGCACCATCACGCCATCTATCATCGCTCTTATAAAGCCCTTATTTGCAAGACTCTCTAATGTATCAGCAAAGCTACCTTTTTTCTCTCTTACAATAGGTGAAAGAATTGTGATTTTAGTACCATTTGGGAGTTTAAGAATTTGATCTATAATATCGCTTGCACTCATTTGAGATACTACTTGATCGCATTTGGGGCAGTGCTGAATACCTATTCTAGCATATAAAAGTCTTAGATAATCATAAATTTCAGTAATCGTTCCAACTGTAGAGCGAGGGTTTTTACTAGTGCTTTTTTGATCAATTGCTATAGCTGGGGTTAATCCTTCGATATGATCGACATCTGGCTTGCCAACTCTATCAAGAAATTGTCTAGCATAGCTTGAGAGAGATTCTATATATCGTCTTTGACCCTCAGCATATAAAGTATCAAATGCAAGCGTACTCTTACCACTTCCACTAAGACCAGTAAATACCACTAATTTATTTTTTGGAATATCTAGGTTAATATTTTTTAGATTATGCTCTTTAGCACCTCTAATCTTAATCATTTCATTCATCTTTAATCCATATTTTAAATAAAATCTTGGATTATATCTAAAATTTAATAATAAGATATTTGTCTAATTATAAAATCCAAATTTAACACTATTTGAAATTTCTAAACAAGATGGCCAAAGTGTGTAAAATCTAATACCTTTATACTCTAATTCAATCTTATAAAATAGTCCGATAAAACTCTTGCTTATTACATTTGCTTCAAACTCTCCACCCATATAAATTTCTGAATAAGCAAATATATTATTGCGAGATTTAATCCAATCAAAAAACTTATCTTGAGATGTTAAATCGCTGTGTATATAGTTCAATCCACCTAGCATTTGAGCGCTTTTTTCATCTTTTACACTATAAAAAAGCTTATTAGGAGTACCGATATCTAAAATTTTACCACCATCAATTAAGGCTATTTTATCGCTTAAATAATAAGCATCATCAATATCATGAGTAACAACAATAGCAGATAAGCCCTCTTTTTGAATCATATCTTTTAATTCTACTCTTAAAGCTTGCTTTAATCCTTGATCTAAATTTGAAAACGGCTCATCTAAAAGTAGTAATTTAGCACCAGCAGCAATCGCTCTAGCAAATGCAACTCTTTGAGCTTGTCCTCCTGAGATTTGATCTGGCTTTTTATCCTTTAGTCCTTGTATGCCAAATTTAGCCAAAAGCTCATTTATTTTATCATCTGCTTCTTTTTTGCTTAGTTTATTTAAAGCAAAAGCGATATTATCATATACGCTAAGATGAGGAAAAAGAGCATAATTTTGAAACATAAATCCAACATTTGATCCACATCTTAACTCATCGTATTGACTATTTTCTAATTTAGCAATACATCTTAAAAGCGTACTTTTTCCACTTCCACTACTACCTAAAATAGATAAAATTTCATTACTTTTAAGACTTAAATCAATCCCTTTTAAAACCTCATTTTGACCAAATTTTTTATGCAAATTTCTAATTTCTAGCACGTTTTGCCTTTATAAATATATGGGTAAAAATCAATACAAATAACGATAACACCACTATCATTAAAGATGGTAATGCACTATCATAAATTCTCTCATCCGTAGCGTACCAAAACGCCTTAACGCTCAATGTCTCAAAACTAAATGGCGATAACATACGAGTAAGTGGTAACTCCTTAATAGTGTCTATAAATACAACTAAAAACGAGAGTAAGAAAAACTGCTTTAATAGCGGCATATATAGCTTTATCATTAATATAAAATAGCTTGGGCGTAGCATATATCCAGCCTCATCAATAGATGTATGAATTTTAGCAAAACCACCATCAATAGAGTATATAGCAGTAGCTAAAAATCTAACTACATAGGCAAAAATTAAAACGCTAAATGATATTCCTAAAATTGCCACATTAAAAATCTCGCCTATAAATGCAGCTGCTATCATAAGACTTACACCAATAGCAGCCCCTGGAATAGCATATCCTACTGAACTAGCCTTAAGTATCCAAAAGCCAAATTTTCCACCTTTGCTAATTCTAGCTACAAAGCACAAAATAAATGCCAAAATAGTAGTAACAAGCCCAGTAATTCCAGCTAAAATAAGCGAATTTAAACTCAAAATATAAAAATCAATTTCAAAAAGCTTATAATCTTTAAGCCCCCAATATCCAAGCCATATAAATGGTAATATAAATCCTATAAATAATATCATAAAACAATATAGAGTTGCTATTATGGATTTAAATTTGCTAAGATCTCTTTTTTGAATAAACTCACTAATATCTTGATTAAAGCTAAATTTGCTCTTTTGACGCTCTTTATACTCTACATACATAAGAGCAAAAACACAAAGCATTAAAATTGCTGAAAGCGCACTTGATGAGTATGGATCTCCAAGATCATACCAAGTTTTAAAAATCCCTGCACTAAATGTATCTACCCCAAGATACGCACTAGCTCCATAATCGCTCAAAACCTCCATAAGCACAAGCATAAGCCCAGCTATAATGCTTGGCATAGCTATCTTAATGCTAACTTTATAAAATATCTTAAATTCGCTATACCCATGGATTTTTCCCACTTCATAAATAGCCATTGATTCGCTCTTAAAAGCTGACTTGGCAAATAAATATACATATGGATATAAAGATACACTAAGCACAAAAATAACACC is a genomic window of Campylobacter devanensis containing:
- a CDS encoding ABC transporter ATP-binding protein, translating into MLEIRNLHKKFGQNEVLKGIDLSLKSNEILSILGSSGSGKSTLLRCIAKLENSQYDELRCGSNVGFMFQNYALFPHLSVYDNIAFALNKLSKKEADDKINELLAKFGIQGLKDKKPDQISGGQAQRVAFARAIAAGAKLLLLDEPFSNLDQGLKQALRVELKDMIQKEGLSAIVVTHDIDDAYYLSDKIALIDGGKILDIGTPNKLFYSVKDEKSAQMLGGLNYIHSDLTSQDKFFDWIKSRNNIFAYSEIYMGGEFEANVISKSFIGLFYKIELEYKGIRFYTLWPSCLEISNSVKFGFYN
- a CDS encoding ABC transporter permease — protein: MRDKTKAIKALGLFIAFLVVVPVISIFIEFGSYLFEAFASSDESRLAQISGNLSHFFEFLFFRFVKDTFIVAFFVLIICYILGVSTAYLISNYNFYLSKILENLLILPLAIPAYILAFVYVGIMDYGAEFESIFGFRIDIFNIYGVIFVLSVSLYPYVYLFAKSAFKSESMAIYEVGKIHGYSEFKIFYKVSIKIAMPSIIAGLMLVLMEVLSDYGASAYLGVDTFSAGIFKTWYDLGDPYSSSALSAILMLCVFALMYVEYKERQKSKFSFNQDISEFIQKRDLSKFKSIIATLYCFMILFIGFILPFIWLGYWGLKDYKLFEIDFYILSLNSLILAGITGLVTTILAFILCFVARISKGGKFGFWILKASSVGYAIPGAAIGVSLMIAAAFIGEIFNVAILGISFSVLIFAYVVRFLATAIYSIDGGFAKIHTSIDEAGYMLRPSYFILMIKLYMPLLKQFFLLSFLVVFIDTIKELPLTRMLSPFSFETLSVKAFWYATDERIYDSALPSLMIVVLSLFVLIFTHIFIKAKRARN